One segment of Tamlana crocina DNA contains the following:
- a CDS encoding TM2 domain-containing protein, which yields MSDEKNLGDDLNDMLGDAKEGAKKAANEAKETAAEFASNAKQTFDSTDNKKILAGVLGILFGGLGIHKFVLGYNKEGVILLIATILTCGVASIIGFIEGIIYLTKSDADFYNTYQVGKKPWF from the coding sequence ATGTCTGATGAAAAAAATCTGGGCGACGACCTAAACGATATGTTGGGCGACGCCAAAGAAGGTGCAAAAAAAGCAGCCAACGAAGCTAAAGAAACCGCAGCAGAGTTTGCTAGTAATGCCAAACAAACATTTGATTCTACTGATAACAAGAAAATTTTAGCCGGAGTTTTAGGGATTCTTTTTGGAGGACTGGGTATACACAAGTTTGTGTTAGGTTACAACAAAGAAGGCGTTATTTTATTAATTGCAACCATACTTACTTGTGGTGTAGCAAGTATCATAGGGTTTATTGAAGGAATTATCTATTTAACAAAATCAGATGCTGATTTTTATAATACATATCAAGTGGGCAAAAAGCCTTGGTTTTAG
- a CDS encoding sulfite exporter TauE/SafE family protein — protein sequence MSYLEILQSFHLSVWQWLAIGFAVFLLGLSKSGIKGIGIIIVVILAFVFGEKASTGVLLPMLIAADIFAVTYYFKHVKWDIIKKLIPWMIVGVLVGVWVGNDISELLFKRMMAVIIIVSVFIMFYTERRSSPKVPTSKWFGIIMGFLAGFTTMIGNLAGPISNIYFLAMRFPKNQFIGTAAWLFFIINVFKLPFHILVWKTVTTETLVLNSVLIPLVIVGFFLGARIVRLISNTHYRRFVFLVTALGGIIMLFR from the coding sequence TTGTCTTATTTAGAAATTTTACAATCTTTTCACTTGTCGGTTTGGCAATGGTTGGCCATTGGTTTTGCCGTTTTCCTTTTGGGCTTATCGAAGTCGGGTATTAAAGGCATCGGTATTATCATCGTGGTTATTTTGGCTTTTGTGTTTGGTGAAAAAGCGTCCACGGGTGTGTTGCTGCCCATGCTTATCGCTGCCGATATTTTTGCAGTCACCTATTATTTCAAACATGTAAAATGGGATATCATTAAAAAACTAATTCCCTGGATGATTGTCGGGGTACTCGTTGGCGTGTGGGTAGGTAACGATATTTCGGAGTTGCTTTTTAAACGCATGATGGCCGTTATCATTATCGTTTCGGTGTTTATTATGTTTTATACCGAAAGGCGCTCTTCGCCCAAAGTGCCCACCAGCAAATGGTTCGGAATTATTATGGGGTTTTTGGCGGGCTTTACCACCATGATCGGGAATTTAGCGGGGCCCATTTCCAATATCTATTTTTTGGCCATGCGATTTCCGAAGAATCAATTTATTGGCACGGCAGCTTGGTTGTTTTTTATAATCAATGTATTTAAACTGCCCTTTCATATTTTGGTGTGGAAAACCGTTACTACCGAAACTTTGGTGCTTAATTCAGTACTTATCCCCTTAGTAATTGTTGGTTTTTTCTTGGGAGCAAGAATTGTTAGGTTGATTTCAAACACCCACTACAGGCGTTTTGTGTTTTTGGTTACAGCCTTGGGTGGCATTATCATGTTGTTTAGGTAG
- a CDS encoding VOC family protein: MKKRVTGIGGLFFKTKDPKATKVWYKKHLGFNTDDYGCTFWWKDEKGKDCSTQWSPFPEDTKYYEPSKKDFMFNYRVENLKELLEILKAEGVTVVGEIEEYEYGKFGWILDNDGNKIELWEPVDEAFL; this comes from the coding sequence ATGAAAAAACGAGTAACAGGCATAGGCGGATTGTTTTTTAAAACCAAAGACCCCAAGGCCACAAAAGTGTGGTACAAAAAACATCTGGGATTTAATACCGACGATTACGGTTGCACCTTTTGGTGGAAGGATGAAAAAGGTAAGGATTGCTCTACGCAATGGAGTCCGTTTCCTGAAGACACCAAATATTACGAGCCATCCAAAAAAGATTTCATGTTTAATTATCGGGTGGAGAACCTGAAGGAATTATTGGAGATTTTAAAAGCAGAAGGCGTTACCGTTGTAGGTGAAATTGAAGAATACGAATACGGAAAGTTCGGCTGGATTTTAGATAACGACGGCAATAAAATTGAGCTTTGGGAACCCGTTGACGAAGCTTTTTTGTAG